In Deltaproteobacteria bacterium, the genomic stretch CCGGAATTAATAACCATCGCTGGATTTAGGAGTAATAAGTAATGAATGAAGACGCTCTTCAAGACGCTCATCAATGTAGCAAGTGTGGGAAGTTGGTAGAGGGAGCAAAGGTTTGCTTCATAGATGACACTGCTTTTTGCCCAAAATGTATGTATGGTGATGTTGAGCCATTTGAGATTTATCCCATTGGAATTGTCAGAAGCAATTTATCACGAAATCTTAATAAGGAATTCGGTCTAGTTGGAGACCCAAAAGAAGAATCCCGGATTGAACTCGTTCCCACACAGAAAGCCTTTATGTATAAACTCGAGGAAGAAGAATATATAACCGTTGTTTATTACCTTCATAAAACAAAATCCCCCAGGTCTATTTTTAGAAGAAAAATCG encodes the following:
- a CDS encoding SAM-dependent methyltransferase, whose translation is MNEDALQDAHQCSKCGKLVEGAKVCFIDDTAFCPKCMYGDVEPFEIYPIGIVRSNLSRNLNKEFGLVGDPKEESRIELVPTQKAFMYKLEEEEYITVVYYLHKTKSPRSIFRRKIDLKEVGVFASRSPDRLSKIAVTDVRLIKIEDTTLYVEGLDAIDGSPVLDIKLQWKKGR